In Candidatus Binatia bacterium, one DNA window encodes the following:
- the rpmG gene encoding 50S ribosomal protein L33, with protein MRDLVGLACDECKRKNYTTTRNKKRTTEKLSIQKYCPACRGHRLHKEVKV; from the coding sequence ATGAGAGATCTGGTTGGACTCGCGTGCGACGAATGCAAGCGGAAGAACTACACGACGACGCGCAACAAGAAGCGCACCACGGAGAAGCTCTCCATCCAGAAGTACTGCCCGGCCTGCCGGGGCCATCGGCTCCATAAGGAGGTCAAGGTCTGA
- the secE gene encoding preprotein translocase subunit SecE, whose product MEQQSGGKQPQQGGLGQITTVVPRSIEFVKEAWQELKKVHWPTRKETYSATVIVIVAVVIVATFLGLVDFALSFAMQYIMGQE is encoded by the coding sequence ATGGAGCAGCAATCCGGAGGCAAGCAGCCTCAGCAAGGCGGACTGGGACAGATCACCACCGTCGTCCCGCGGTCGATCGAGTTCGTCAAGGAGGCGTGGCAGGAGCTCAAGAAGGTCCACTGGCCGACGCGTAAGGAAACCTACTCCGCGACGGTGATCGTCATCGTCGCGGTCGTGATCGTGGCCACGTTCCTCGGGCTCGTCGACTTCGCCCTCTCGTTCGCGATGCAATACATCATGGGTCAGGAATGA
- the nusG gene encoding transcription termination/antitermination protein NusG produces the protein MTPRWYVVHTYSGYEAKVKASLDERRRGELAKKKADLAALEAKSDKTDKDLAAIADLKRAIEQLESFREVLVPSEKVVELVKGQRRTSTRKFFPGYILVNIGILGDYIKGFIKSTPRVTGFVGGTDDPPAISEAEVREITQQMEEGAVKPKVLFEAGESVKVIDGPFQDFNGVVEEVKPDKGKLRVLISIFGRATPVELDFIQVEKA, from the coding sequence CTGACTCCGCGCTGGTACGTCGTCCACACCTACTCGGGTTACGAGGCCAAGGTGAAGGCGTCGCTCGACGAGCGTCGCCGGGGCGAGCTGGCGAAGAAGAAGGCAGATCTCGCCGCGCTCGAAGCGAAGTCCGACAAGACGGACAAGGATCTTGCGGCGATCGCGGACCTGAAGCGCGCGATCGAGCAGCTCGAGTCCTTCCGTGAGGTGCTCGTCCCGTCCGAGAAAGTCGTCGAGCTCGTCAAGGGTCAGCGACGGACGTCGACCAGGAAGTTCTTTCCGGGCTACATCCTGGTCAATATCGGCATCCTCGGCGACTACATCAAAGGTTTCATCAAGTCGACGCCGCGGGTGACCGGCTTCGTCGGTGGCACGGACGATCCGCCTGCGATCAGCGAGGCCGAGGTCCGCGAGATCACGCAGCAGATGGAAGAGGGCGCCGTCAAGCCCAAGGTCCTGTTCGAGGCTGGCGAGAGCGTCAAGGTCATCGACGGACCGTTCCAGGACTTCAACGGCGTCGTCGAAGAGGTCAAGCCCGACAAGGGCAAGCTGCGGGTGCTGATCAGCATCTTCGGCCGCGCGACGCCCGTCGAGCTCGACTTCATCCAGGTCGAGAAGGCTTAG
- the rplK gene encoding 50S ribosomal protein L11 yields the protein MAKKVIAEVKLQIPAGGANPSPPVGPALGQRGVNIMEFCKAFNAQTQAQAGLIIPVIITVYADRSFTFVTKTPPAAVLLKKAAGIEKGSGEPRRKMVGKVTREQVRDIAKLKMPDLAVNSLEAAERTIAGTARSIGLEIVD from the coding sequence GTGGCAAAGAAGGTTATCGCCGAGGTCAAGCTCCAGATTCCCGCCGGCGGGGCGAACCCGAGCCCGCCGGTCGGTCCGGCGCTCGGCCAGCGCGGCGTTAACATCATGGAGTTCTGCAAGGCGTTCAACGCGCAGACCCAGGCTCAGGCCGGGCTCATCATCCCGGTCATCATCACGGTCTACGCGGACCGCTCCTTCACGTTCGTCACCAAGACGCCGCCCGCCGCGGTGCTGCTGAAGAAGGCGGCGGGCATCGAGAAGGGCTCGGGCGAGCCGCGCCGCAAGATGGTCGGCAAGGTGACCAGGGAGCAGGTGCGCGACATCGCGAAGCTCAAGATGCCCGATCTGGCGGTGAACTCGCTCGAAGCGGCCGAGCGCACCATCGCCGGCACCGCGCGCTCGATCGGGCTCGAGATCGTGGACTGA
- the rplA gene encoding 50S ribosomal protein L1 — translation MAKKHSKRHRNAVAKVDREKRYALADALKLALETDPAKFDETVELAVRLGVDPRQADQNVRGTTQLPHGTGKTVRVLVFAKGEKAREAQEAGADYVGADDLAAKITNENWLEFDSAIATPDMMGVVGKLGKVLGPRGLMPNPKVGTVTMDVAKAVRDIKAGKVEYRVEKAGIVHVPIGKRSFGAEKLLDNANAVLESLIRAKPAAAKGTYLRSIAVSTTMGPGIKVDPLSTKVAA, via the coding sequence ATGGCGAAGAAGCACAGCAAGAGGCACCGGAACGCCGTCGCGAAGGTCGACCGCGAGAAGCGCTACGCGCTCGCGGACGCGCTGAAGCTCGCGCTCGAGACCGACCCCGCCAAGTTCGACGAGACGGTCGAGCTCGCGGTGCGGCTCGGCGTCGACCCGCGTCAAGCAGATCAGAACGTCCGCGGTACGACGCAGCTGCCGCACGGCACCGGCAAGACGGTTCGCGTGCTGGTGTTCGCGAAGGGCGAGAAGGCGCGTGAGGCGCAGGAGGCGGGCGCCGATTACGTCGGCGCCGACGATCTCGCCGCCAAGATCACCAACGAGAACTGGCTCGAGTTCGACAGCGCGATCGCGACCCCCGACATGATGGGCGTGGTCGGCAAGCTCGGTAAGGTGCTCGGTCCGCGCGGCCTGATGCCGAACCCGAAGGTCGGCACGGTGACCATGGACGTCGCGAAGGCGGTCCGCGACATCAAGGCCGGTAAGGTCGAGTACCGCGTCGAGAAGGCCGGCATCGTGCACGTGCCGATCGGCAAGCGCTCCTTCGGCGCGGAGAAGCTGCTCGACAACGCGAACGCCGTGCTCGAGAGCCTGATCCGCGCCAAGCCGGCGGCGGCGAAGGGCACGTACCTGCGCTCGATCGCGGTGTCGACGACGATGGGGCCCGGGATCAAGGTCGACCCGCTGAGCACCAAGGTAGCCGCCTGA
- the rplJ gene encoding 50S ribosomal protein L10, protein MISQSKPEIVKSLKERLERASVAVLTEPRGLTVSQVTKLRTKIRELSGEYKVAKNTLAIRAVQGTSFEGLAPLLEGPTALVFGYGDPIAVIKEIVEYSGQNAEKLSVKGAVLDGQLFARDDVAALAKLAGKDQLRAQLLGVLLAPASKLVRTLNEPGAALARLLAARAEKGAPAE, encoded by the coding sequence GTGATCTCGCAAAGCAAACCAGAAATCGTAAAGAGCCTGAAGGAGCGCCTCGAGCGCGCTTCGGTCGCGGTCCTCACCGAGCCGCGCGGTCTGACGGTCTCGCAGGTCACCAAGCTGCGGACCAAGATCCGCGAGCTCTCGGGCGAGTACAAGGTCGCGAAGAACACCCTCGCGATCCGCGCGGTGCAGGGCACCTCGTTCGAGGGGCTCGCGCCGCTGCTCGAAGGCCCGACCGCGCTCGTGTTCGGCTACGGCGACCCGATCGCCGTCATCAAGGAGATCGTCGAATACTCCGGGCAGAACGCGGAGAAGCTGTCGGTCAAGGGCGCCGTCCTCGACGGACAGCTCTTCGCGCGCGACGACGTGGCCGCGCTGGCGAAGCTCGCCGGCAAGGACCAGCTCCGGGCGCAGCTGCTCGGCGTCCTCCTGGCGCCGGCGAGCAAGCTCGTCCGGACGCTCAATGAGCCCGGTGCGGCGCTCGCCCGTTTGCTGGCGGCCCGCGCAGAGAAGGGAGCGCCCGCGGAGTGA
- the rplL gene encoding 50S ribosomal protein L7/L12, with protein sequence MNELIDTLSGLTILEVSQLVKSLEEKWGVSAAAPVAVAAVGGAAAAPGAAAPAAEKEEFNVILKSAGDKKIQVIKVVRELTGLGLKEAKDLVDGAPKTVKEGVAKAEAEDMKKKLEEAGGTVELQ encoded by the coding sequence ATGAACGAGCTCATTGACACCCTCTCGGGGTTGACCATCCTGGAGGTATCCCAGCTGGTCAAGTCGCTCGAGGAGAAGTGGGGCGTGTCGGCGGCGGCCCCGGTCGCCGTCGCTGCGGTCGGCGGCGCTGCTGCCGCGCCGGGCGCTGCGGCCCCTGCCGCGGAGAAGGAGGAGTTCAACGTCATCCTCAAGTCCGCGGGTGACAAGAAGATCCAGGTCATCAAGGTCGTCCGCGAGCTCACGGGCCTGGGCCTGAAGGAGGCCAAGGACCTCGTCGACGGCGCGCCGAAGACCGTGAAGGAAGGCGTGGCGAAGGCCGAGGCCGAGGACATGAAGAAGAAGCTCGAGGAGGCGGGCGGCACTGTCGAGCTGCAGTAG